The following are from one region of the Pirellulales bacterium genome:
- a CDS encoding malectin, with protein sequence MSYKTIFVRCLHCLMLAAIVSYVCSSQPSAAQSDGKTSDAKSSAESPIIRFRAGSTTPYKDSQGHTWLPDVTTKEGGFEEGDTIDRPDEMEIKNTKDPALYRSEHYSMKSFWYKVPNGKYVIKLHFAETFDGIGGPGDRVFSFKVQDKEFKDFDVWKKAGGPQRAYIESVPVEITDGKLKITFTPNVENPEINGIEIIPADKAALMDKDATKASADEKPTTGK encoded by the coding sequence ATGTCTTACAAAACGATTTTCGTTCGCTGCTTACACTGCCTGATGTTGGCTGCCATTGTTTCCTATGTGTGCAGTTCCCAGCCGAGCGCGGCCCAATCGGACGGGAAAACATCCGACGCCAAATCATCCGCCGAGTCGCCCATCATTCGGTTTCGCGCCGGTTCCACCACCCCGTATAAAGATTCCCAGGGCCATACCTGGCTTCCGGACGTAACGACAAAAGAAGGGGGTTTTGAGGAAGGCGACACGATCGATCGGCCGGACGAAATGGAAATTAAGAACACGAAAGACCCCGCTTTATATCGCAGCGAACATTACAGCATGAAATCGTTCTGGTATAAGGTTCCTAACGGAAAATATGTGATCAAGCTGCACTTTGCCGAAACGTTCGACGGCATTGGCGGACCGGGCGACCGCGTGTTCAGCTTTAAGGTGCAAGACAAGGAATTCAAGGATTTTGACGTTTGGAAAAAAGCCGGCGGCCCGCAACGGGCTTACATTGAATCGGTGCCGGTGGAAATTACGGATGGGAAATTAAAAATTACATTTACGCCAAACGTGGAAAACCCGGAAATCAACGGCATCGAAATCATTCCTGCCGATAAGGCCGCCCTGATGGACAAAGACGCCACGAAAGCATCCGCCGACGAAAAACCGACCACGGGAAAATAA
- a CDS encoding endo-1,4-beta-xylanase: MSCRRGLVLRFVLLVILVAITSVAGVPLRAGTPTLKDAYRNDFLIGVALGGTLPDDYSKAELAAIKAHFNAVTPENCMKPEEIHPKEKIWDFEQPDALVKFAEENQMQIFGHTLVWHNQTPGWFFWDHGKPASREMLLERLKTHIDTVMGRYRGKIRGWDVVNEAIAEGGKDDLRQTKWRDGIGDDYIVRAYKFAHEADPQADLQYNDYGIESQPKLGKALRLIKSLQDAGVPVAAVGIQGHWQLDHVPYDNLEKAIDEFSKLGVKVMITELDMDTAPRQAGADVAHHEEGSAPPAEATPAAADILQRQAEQYAKLFALFDKHKDVITRVTFWGLDDGRSWLNYWPKPRIDHPLLFDRQCQPKPALKAIIDVVAKPTE, encoded by the coding sequence ATGAGCTGCCGCCGCGGGCTTGTTCTGCGCTTCGTTCTGCTTGTTATTTTGGTGGCGATTACGTCCGTCGCCGGCGTTCCACTACGCGCTGGCACGCCCACGCTCAAGGATGCGTATCGGAATGATTTTCTGATTGGCGTGGCCTTGGGGGGTACGTTGCCGGATGATTATAGCAAAGCAGAATTGGCGGCGATTAAAGCGCACTTTAACGCCGTCACGCCGGAAAATTGCATGAAGCCAGAGGAGATTCATCCGAAAGAAAAAATTTGGGACTTTGAGCAGCCCGATGCGCTGGTGAAGTTCGCCGAAGAAAATCAGATGCAGATTTTTGGCCACACGTTAGTATGGCACAACCAAACGCCGGGTTGGTTCTTTTGGGATCACGGCAAACCGGCCTCGCGGGAAATGCTTTTGGAACGGTTGAAGACACACATTGACACCGTCATGGGCCGTTACCGAGGAAAAATTCGGGGCTGGGATGTGGTGAACGAAGCGATCGCCGAAGGAGGAAAGGATGACCTACGCCAAACCAAGTGGCGGGACGGAATCGGCGACGATTACATCGTTCGGGCGTATAAATTCGCGCACGAGGCGGACCCCCAGGCCGATTTGCAATACAACGATTACGGCATTGAGTCGCAGCCCAAGTTGGGCAAAGCCCTGCGGCTCATCAAGAGCTTGCAAGATGCCGGGGTTCCCGTGGCCGCGGTCGGAATTCAAGGGCATTGGCAACTCGACCATGTGCCGTATGACAATCTGGAAAAAGCCATCGACGAATTTAGCAAGCTGGGCGTGAAAGTAATGATCACCGAGTTGGATATGGATACCGCGCCGCGACAGGCAGGGGCCGATGTCGCTCACCACGAGGAAGGAAGTGCTCCCCCCGCCGAAGCAACTCCAGCGGCAGCCGACATTCTACAACGCCAGGCCGAGCAATATGCCAAACTGTTTGCACTGTTTGACAAGCACAAAGACGTGATTACTCGCGTCACGTTTTGGGGCCTGGACGACGGCCGCTCTTGGCTGAACTATTGGCCAAAGCCGCGCATCGATCATCCGCTGTTGTTCGATCGGCAATGCCAACCCAAGCCGGCTCTAAAGGCCATTATTGACGTGGTTGCCAAGCCTACGGAATAG
- a CDS encoding glycoside hydrolase family 3 N-terminal domain-containing protein, producing the protein MSTSTLPRKRRAVERTKKFARGTQNGKLPAYKNSKLSAEKRVKDLLARMTLDEKAAQMMCVWQEKAAKLVDDQGNFNPQKAAASFRKGHGLGQVGRPSDAAGGLNARRTAELTNAIQKFFLEHSRLGIPVIYHEECLHGHAAVDSTSFCQPIGLGATFNPELAQKLFAMTAHEARVRGTHQALTPVVDVARDPRWGRVEETYGEDPYLVAQMGMAAVRGFQGNRSFKGQKNVIATLKHFAAHGQPESGMNCAPVNISERVLRETFLSTFKACVQEAGAISVMASYNEIDGIPSHANRWLLRDVLRKEWGFQGFVVSDYYSIWELHHRPETHGHFVAADKKEACALAVKAGVNIELPEPDCYLHLAELVKKGVLKESQLDELVAPMLLWKFKLGLFDDPYVDPDEAERVVGCDEHRKLALEAARETITLLKNDGSIVPLRAANMKTIAVIGPNAGRCLHGGYSGVPKHNVSVLDGIKAKVGDRVHVLYSDGCKITQPGVWGQDEVFPSDPAEDRRQIAEAVEVAKQADVIVLCLGGNELTSREAWNLKHMGDRTSLDLIGRQQELADAMLATGKPVIVFLFNGRPLSINSLSQHAPVIFECWYLGQETGHAVADVLFGDYNPGGKLPITIPRSAGHLPAYYNYKPSARRGYLFDDVSPLYPFGFGLSYTSFTFSPPRLEKRKIRRSGRTRVLVNVTNTGRVRGDEVVQMYIRDLVSSVTRSIKELKGFQRVSLEPGETKTVALDITPDRLAFYDVGMKYVVEPGEFEIMVGNSSRDADLQKVVLAVVQ; encoded by the coding sequence ATGAGTACTTCCACGTTGCCTCGTAAACGCCGTGCTGTCGAACGAACTAAAAAATTTGCGCGCGGAACGCAAAACGGGAAACTACCTGCCTACAAAAATAGCAAGCTGTCCGCCGAAAAGCGCGTGAAGGATTTGCTCGCACGAATGACGCTGGACGAAAAAGCGGCACAAATGATGTGCGTGTGGCAGGAAAAAGCTGCCAAGCTGGTGGATGACCAAGGGAATTTCAATCCGCAGAAAGCCGCGGCCAGCTTTCGCAAAGGACACGGCTTAGGGCAAGTGGGCCGGCCCAGCGACGCCGCCGGCGGCTTGAATGCCCGCCGCACCGCGGAGCTTACCAACGCCATTCAAAAGTTCTTTCTTGAGCATTCGCGCTTAGGCATCCCCGTGATCTATCACGAAGAATGCCTGCACGGCCATGCCGCTGTCGATTCCACGAGCTTCTGCCAGCCGATTGGCTTAGGCGCCACGTTCAATCCTGAATTAGCACAGAAGCTATTCGCCATGACGGCGCATGAAGCCCGGGTGCGCGGCACGCATCAGGCCTTGACTCCGGTCGTCGACGTAGCTCGCGATCCACGCTGGGGCCGCGTGGAGGAAACCTACGGCGAAGATCCGTATTTGGTAGCCCAAATGGGCATGGCGGCCGTACGCGGCTTTCAAGGCAACCGCTCCTTTAAGGGCCAGAAAAATGTTATCGCCACGTTGAAGCATTTCGCAGCACACGGCCAGCCGGAATCGGGCATGAACTGTGCGCCAGTCAACATTTCGGAACGGGTGCTGCGGGAAACATTCCTATCGACTTTCAAAGCCTGTGTGCAAGAAGCCGGCGCCATCAGCGTGATGGCCAGCTACAACGAAATCGACGGCATTCCCTCGCATGCCAACCGGTGGCTGTTGCGCGATGTTTTGCGAAAGGAATGGGGTTTCCAAGGGTTTGTGGTCTCCGATTATTATTCGATTTGGGAATTGCACCATCGCCCTGAAACGCATGGCCATTTTGTGGCCGCCGACAAAAAAGAAGCCTGCGCGCTAGCGGTGAAAGCCGGCGTCAATATCGAGCTGCCGGAACCCGATTGTTATTTGCATTTAGCCGAATTGGTCAAAAAGGGAGTACTGAAGGAATCGCAGCTCGATGAGCTGGTGGCGCCAATGTTGTTGTGGAAATTCAAACTCGGTTTGTTCGACGACCCATACGTTGATCCCGACGAGGCGGAGCGCGTGGTGGGTTGCGACGAACATCGAAAGCTGGCGCTAGAGGCAGCCCGGGAAACCATTACGCTGCTAAAAAACGACGGTAGCATCGTGCCGCTCAGGGCCGCTAACATGAAAACCATCGCGGTCATTGGCCCGAATGCCGGCCGCTGCTTACATGGGGGCTATAGCGGCGTGCCTAAGCACAATGTTTCGGTGCTCGACGGCATCAAAGCCAAGGTGGGTGACCGCGTGCATGTACTCTATAGCGATGGCTGCAAAATCACGCAGCCGGGTGTCTGGGGACAAGACGAAGTATTCCCCAGCGATCCGGCCGAAGATCGTCGACAAATTGCCGAAGCGGTGGAAGTGGCCAAGCAAGCCGACGTCATCGTGTTGTGCCTCGGCGGCAATGAATTAACCTCGCGCGAAGCTTGGAATCTGAAGCACATGGGGGATCGCACCAGTCTCGATTTAATCGGACGCCAGCAGGAATTGGCCGACGCCATGTTAGCCACGGGCAAGCCGGTAATCGTGTTTTTGTTCAACGGCCGGCCGCTGTCGATCAATTCGCTTAGCCAGCACGCACCCGTAATTTTTGAGTGCTGGTATTTGGGACAAGAAACCGGTCACGCCGTGGCCGATGTATTATTTGGCGATTACAACCCGGGCGGAAAGCTGCCGATCACCATTCCGCGCTCCGCCGGTCACTTGCCGGCTTATTACAACTACAAGCCGTCGGCACGCCGCGGCTATTTGTTCGACGACGTCTCGCCGTTGTATCCATTTGGCTTCGGGCTAAGCTACACAAGCTTTACATTCAGTCCGCCGCGGCTGGAAAAGAGAAAAATTCGCCGCAGCGGGCGTACCCGGGTGCTGGTAAATGTGACGAACACCGGCCGGGTGCGTGGTGATGAGGTTGTGCAAATGTACATTCGCGATTTGGTCAGCTCGGTTACGAGGTCCATCAAAGAATTGAAGGGTTTTCAACGCGTATCGCTCGAACCTGGTGAGACCAAAACCGTGGCGCTGGACATCACGCCCGACCGGCTGGCGTTTTACGATGTGGGCATGAAATACGTGGTCGAACCGGGCGAGTTTGAAATTATGGTGGGCAATTCTTCGCGGGATGCAGATTTGCAAAAGGTAGTTCTTGCGGTGGTGCAGTAA
- a CDS encoding endo-1,4-beta-xylanase, translating to MRGTRRCCVLVTALLLRLAVHAQGQTLVNGSAMPFQSFQSFAAAGSDSGNNATLTQNGYLGTYVNLAQPGPVTFTVNASGVASNGIDPDMTISIADYSHSFDVNSSTMHSYTYTTPTLPAGLYFVRSQLDNSSTQVVGGSAVSVKPTLTVGNLSVSSNPTVNATLNNTASDANALSAANNYINNFRQGTAAISTGFHSGTSVQVSMLRNAFNFGGTVSGVTVGDSKDMLYAPNFAADPEEGQFQSFINSYFNTIVPSNGGKWASNVSGSNLSSLTMQLVDEQLAYAKAHNMQARMHNLIWGSGATSGSQQPSTVDTLLGTATGGGAGATSAKQSLTTDITNRIGYYLSGVSSSSTGSGSSLKTYGTGDIRATDFSQIDVLNEALNSPSYWNIFPNGQPAPGINTIDTIYHQVAQAAAAAGNPNLKLFTNEFNVLQFSPQSISTSGTETGSDPYANWYRNEVEAINNGGVTDFQSKVVNEIGMEMYSNVTGSNQPSANTMQKALQNLSVEGLSLSMNEFGMGSGTSSTDAQSATKGVKALSDSVTMFYGNPLADTFMVWGWWDTAASIAMNGAPPAQFIATSTSGGGYTLTPLGQEWVNLMNAFTTPTQPVIVKPDGTIQFNGFYGEYALKIGSQTYATVDFEKGPNDTPLETLWIKGDFNLDGKLTNADLQAMLNALKNQNSYQAANGMSNEEFNAICDINGDNVFNASDISTMMQLLTSGIEAGVGSGGSSLATVPEPAGIVLVAIALGCLLVRSKLKPVQ from the coding sequence ATGCGGGGGACTAGGCGCTGCTGCGTTTTGGTTACTGCGCTATTGTTGCGCCTGGCCGTCCATGCCCAAGGACAAACCTTGGTCAATGGCTCGGCGATGCCTTTTCAGTCGTTCCAATCGTTTGCGGCCGCCGGGAGCGACAGCGGCAACAATGCCACCCTCACGCAAAACGGCTATCTGGGCACCTACGTGAACTTAGCCCAGCCGGGACCGGTCACGTTCACCGTAAATGCTTCCGGCGTGGCATCCAATGGCATCGATCCGGACATGACCATTTCGATTGCCGATTATAGCCATTCGTTCGACGTCAATTCATCGACCATGCACAGTTACACGTACACCACACCCACACTGCCGGCGGGCCTGTATTTTGTCCGAAGCCAATTAGACAACAGCAGCACTCAAGTGGTGGGCGGCAGCGCCGTTTCGGTGAAGCCCACGTTGACCGTTGGAAATTTGTCGGTGAGCAGCAACCCGACGGTCAATGCCACGCTCAACAATACTGCCTCCGATGCCAACGCGCTTTCGGCGGCAAATAATTACATTAACAATTTCCGTCAGGGAACGGCCGCCATTTCAACGGGATTTCACTCCGGAACGTCGGTTCAAGTCAGCATGCTGCGCAACGCCTTCAATTTTGGCGGAACGGTTTCGGGAGTGACCGTCGGCGATAGCAAAGACATGTTGTATGCCCCAAATTTTGCGGCGGACCCTGAAGAAGGACAATTTCAAAGCTTCATTAACAGTTACTTCAATACCATTGTTCCTTCCAACGGTGGCAAGTGGGCCAGTAACGTAAGCGGCAGCAATTTATCAAGCTTGACGATGCAGTTGGTCGACGAGCAACTGGCTTATGCCAAGGCGCACAACATGCAGGCCCGCATGCACAATTTGATTTGGGGCAGCGGAGCAACCTCGGGCTCTCAACAGCCCTCAACCGTTGATACCCTCTTAGGCACTGCAACGGGGGGCGGCGCCGGCGCCACCAGCGCCAAGCAGTCGCTGACCACCGACATCACCAACCGCATTGGCTATTACCTTTCAGGCGTTAGTTCCAGTTCGACGGGGAGCGGCAGCTCGCTAAAGACTTACGGAACGGGAGACATTCGGGCGACCGATTTCTCGCAAATCGATGTGTTAAACGAAGCTTTGAATAGCCCTTCGTATTGGAACATTTTTCCCAACGGGCAGCCTGCGCCCGGCATCAACACGATTGACACCATCTATCATCAAGTGGCGCAAGCGGCGGCAGCAGCCGGAAATCCGAATTTGAAGCTGTTTACGAACGAATTCAACGTGTTGCAATTTTCGCCGCAGTCGATCAGCACTTCTGGCACAGAGACGGGTTCCGATCCGTACGCCAATTGGTACCGCAACGAAGTGGAGGCCATTAACAATGGCGGCGTGACCGATTTTCAGAGCAAAGTGGTTAACGAGATTGGCATGGAAATGTATTCCAACGTAACCGGCTCCAACCAGCCCAGCGCGAATACGATGCAAAAAGCGCTGCAAAATCTGTCGGTGGAAGGTCTTTCACTTTCGATGAACGAATTTGGCATGGGCTCAGGAACCTCATCCACGGATGCCCAAAGCGCGACCAAAGGCGTGAAGGCGTTGAGCGATTCCGTCACCATGTTTTATGGAAATCCGCTGGCCGATACATTCATGGTTTGGGGCTGGTGGGATACTGCCGCTTCCATCGCCATGAACGGCGCGCCGCCGGCTCAATTCATTGCCACTTCGACCAGCGGCGGCGGTTACACGCTCACGCCGCTGGGGCAGGAATGGGTGAATTTGATGAATGCCTTCACGACACCAACGCAACCGGTGATTGTGAAGCCCGACGGCACGATTCAATTTAACGGATTTTACGGCGAGTACGCGCTAAAAATTGGTAGCCAAACGTATGCCACCGTCGATTTTGAAAAAGGCCCAAACGACACGCCCTTGGAAACACTGTGGATTAAAGGCGATTTCAATTTGGATGGCAAACTCACCAACGCCGATTTGCAAGCGATGCTGAACGCGCTAAAAAATCAAAATAGCTATCAGGCGGCCAACGGGATGTCGAACGAGGAATTCAATGCCATTTGCGACATCAACGGCGATAATGTTTTTAATGCCAGCGATATTTCGACCATGATGCAACTACTGACCAGCGGCATCGAGGCCGGCGTGGGCAGCGGCGGCAGCTCCTTGGCGACGGTTCCCGAACCCGCGGGAATTGTTCTGGTGGCAATTGCGTTAGGGTGCTTGCTGGTGCGCAGCAAGTTAAAACCCGTGCAATAA
- a CDS encoding alpha-glucuronidase family glycosyl hydrolase has protein sequence MKVSRRSFVATGVAGLAGALVGRTARCVATEMALPDEDGYKLWLRYAPPGSNAEVYRRLATQIFVTGQSATAKAIREELSAGLAGILGAAIPASESIEDGAIIVGTPKTSDAINRLNWTADLDEVGPEGFLIRSTTIANHPVIGIASNGELGALYGAFHFLRMLQTALPIERLDISKRPKIQIRMLNHWDNLNGSVERGYAGRSLWLWGELPNTLSPRYADYARANAAIGINAAAINNVNADFRILTAEYLRKVAALADVWRPYGIRMYLSANFAAPKRLGGLPTADPLDKAVAAWWQAKADEIYELIPDFGGFLVKANSEGQPGPKDYGRNHAEGSAVLADALAPHGGNVIWRAFVYDEDIDPDRTKRAYIEFTKLDGQFRPNVVLQIKNGPLDFQPREPFHPLFGALKETSAFAEVQPTQEYLGQAKHLVYLGTMWKEFLDSDTFAHGPGSTVGKVIAGELQPTRLTGMAGVVNPGLDANWCGHHFCQANWYAFGRLAWDPQLSAQQIAEEWVRMTFTNNADNVKTICGMMMSSRETFVNYTMPLGLHHLIGGDHYAPHPQNTQAARPDWTGVYYHQASADGIGFDRTSTGDKAVEQYFPPVCEMFDNLATCPEKLLLWFHRCGWDYKLKSGRTLWEELCAHYYQGAAQAAALQATWSTLAAEIDSARYKHVAARLTIQVADAGKWRDEILQYFQGFSGRPIVHS, from the coding sequence ATGAAGGTTTCTCGCCGGTCCTTTGTTGCCACCGGCGTGGCAGGTTTGGCTGGCGCTCTCGTGGGGCGCACTGCGCGCTGCGTGGCAACGGAAATGGCGCTGCCTGACGAAGATGGCTACAAGCTTTGGCTGCGATATGCGCCCCCCGGATCAAATGCGGAAGTGTACCGCCGCCTGGCGACTCAAATTTTCGTCACAGGCCAATCGGCCACGGCCAAGGCAATTCGCGAGGAGCTATCGGCCGGGCTGGCCGGCATTTTGGGCGCGGCGATTCCTGCTAGTGAGTCTATTGAAGATGGCGCAATTATCGTCGGCACGCCTAAAACATCGGACGCCATTAATCGCTTGAATTGGACGGCAGATCTCGACGAAGTCGGACCGGAAGGATTTCTTATCCGCTCCACCACCATCGCCAATCATCCGGTGATTGGCATCGCTTCAAACGGCGAGTTGGGGGCGCTGTATGGCGCATTTCATTTTCTTCGGATGTTGCAAACCGCTCTGCCCATCGAACGGCTTGATATTAGCAAGCGGCCGAAAATCCAAATTCGGATGCTGAATCATTGGGATAATTTGAACGGTAGTGTAGAGCGCGGCTATGCTGGGCGATCGTTGTGGCTATGGGGCGAGTTACCCAACACGCTCAGTCCGCGCTATGCCGACTACGCTCGGGCCAATGCGGCGATTGGCATCAATGCGGCGGCCATCAACAACGTGAATGCCGATTTTCGCATTCTCACGGCGGAGTATTTACGCAAAGTGGCGGCGCTGGCCGATGTCTGGCGGCCGTATGGAATACGAATGTATTTGTCGGCCAATTTTGCCGCACCCAAGCGCTTGGGCGGTTTGCCGACAGCCGATCCGTTGGATAAAGCGGTCGCCGCATGGTGGCAAGCAAAAGCCGACGAAATTTACGAGCTGATCCCCGATTTCGGCGGCTTTCTGGTCAAAGCCAATTCCGAAGGCCAACCGGGGCCCAAAGATTACGGTCGCAATCATGCCGAAGGCAGCGCCGTGTTGGCCGATGCACTAGCGCCCCACGGCGGCAATGTCATTTGGCGAGCCTTCGTGTACGACGAGGATATTGATCCCGACCGCACCAAACGGGCCTACATTGAATTCACCAAGCTCGATGGCCAATTTCGGCCGAATGTCGTTCTGCAAATTAAAAACGGCCCGCTCGACTTCCAGCCCCGTGAGCCATTTCATCCCTTATTCGGCGCACTCAAAGAAACTTCTGCGTTTGCTGAAGTGCAACCCACGCAGGAATACTTGGGGCAAGCGAAGCACTTGGTTTACTTAGGAACCATGTGGAAGGAGTTTCTCGATTCCGACACCTTCGCCCACGGACCAGGTTCAACCGTGGGCAAAGTTATTGCCGGAGAGCTGCAACCTACCCGATTGACGGGAATGGCCGGCGTGGTCAACCCGGGCTTGGATGCTAACTGGTGTGGGCATCATTTCTGTCAGGCAAACTGGTATGCATTCGGGCGGTTGGCCTGGGACCCACAGCTTTCCGCGCAACAAATCGCTGAAGAATGGGTGCGGATGACCTTCACAAACAACGCCGACAACGTAAAAACGATCTGCGGCATGATGATGAGTTCGCGCGAGACATTTGTGAATTACACCATGCCGTTAGGATTGCATCACTTAATTGGCGGTGACCATTATGCTCCCCACCCGCAAAACACCCAGGCGGCGCGCCCGGATTGGACGGGGGTTTATTATCATCAGGCTTCAGCCGACGGCATTGGATTCGATCGGACCAGTACCGGCGATAAAGCAGTAGAGCAGTATTTTCCGCCGGTGTGCGAGATGTTCGACAATTTGGCAACTTGTCCGGAAAAGCTGCTGCTGTGGTTTCATCGCTGCGGATGGGATTACAAACTCAAATCAGGCCGCACGTTGTGGGAAGAATTATGTGCACATTATTATCAAGGCGCGGCCCAAGCGGCTGCTCTGCAAGCCACGTGGTCCACGTTGGCCGCCGAGATCGACTCGGCCCGTTACAAGCACGTGGCAGCGCGCTTGACCATTCAAGTGGCGGATGCCGGCAAATGGCGCGACGAAATTCTGCAATACTTCCAAGGTTTTAGCGGCCGGCCGATTGTGCACTCCTAG
- a CDS encoding MFS transporter, producing the protein MAEVRPASEKLSFVEKAGYSAADAAANFVFMTMILFQGNFYTDVFGLTAVVAANILIVSRLWDAFFDPIVGVLTDRTNTRWGKFRPWILFTALPWCVVMVLAYTTPNRWSLGSMIAYAAFTNILMMTIYSMNNMPYSALGGVMTGDVNERAKLNSFRFVSVNIAQLIVGGFTLPLVAKFAAGHAAQNGLTAVGLADKQYGWQMTMAIWAVVCLVLFMITFFTTKERIQPPPTQKSSAKQDFSALLKSSPWAVMFLMTLVHFCILSFRGNAMYNYYHHFVDKGVMYDWLQRLGLTAPAGAPASGGILETLGYIVHGDRANLADSNVADVFNSIVNILEKVTMIVVILLSPALSRRFGKKTVSVVGFALASVGSLAFYTLKPSDVGSMALLTVFVAAVYAPTSPLVWAIYADVADYSEWKTGRRFTGIVFATIGFALKCGLALGNSSFLWIMAGLFNYNPKLDPAPETLQGFRICGTLIVGILFGVCTLLLLAYKLNKRLTIQMADELAERRKNFAAA; encoded by the coding sequence ATGGCGGAAGTCCGTCCTGCTTCTGAGAAGCTTTCGTTTGTCGAAAAAGCAGGCTACAGTGCCGCCGATGCCGCCGCCAATTTCGTCTTCATGACGATGATTTTGTTTCAAGGCAATTTCTACACGGACGTGTTTGGGCTGACTGCTGTTGTTGCCGCTAACATTTTGATTGTTTCTCGACTGTGGGATGCGTTTTTTGATCCCATTGTTGGCGTGCTTACCGACCGCACGAACACGCGCTGGGGAAAATTCCGTCCCTGGATTTTGTTCACCGCCCTTCCCTGGTGCGTGGTGATGGTCCTGGCCTATACCACGCCGAACCGCTGGAGCTTGGGCTCCATGATTGCCTACGCGGCCTTCACCAACATTTTGATGATGACCATTTATTCGATGAACAATATGCCTTACAGCGCCTTGGGGGGCGTGATGACGGGCGACGTGAACGAACGCGCCAAGTTGAATTCGTTTCGCTTTGTGTCGGTGAACATTGCGCAATTGATTGTCGGCGGCTTCACACTGCCATTGGTGGCTAAGTTCGCCGCCGGTCATGCCGCACAAAATGGTTTGACCGCCGTCGGCCTGGCCGATAAGCAATACGGTTGGCAGATGACGATGGCCATTTGGGCCGTCGTGTGCTTGGTTCTGTTTATGATTACGTTTTTTACGACGAAGGAGCGCATTCAGCCGCCCCCCACGCAAAAATCGTCTGCCAAGCAAGATTTTTCCGCTCTGCTCAAGAGCAGCCCGTGGGCCGTCATGTTCCTGATGACGCTGGTGCATTTTTGCATTCTCTCCTTCCGCGGCAACGCCATGTACAACTACTATCACCATTTCGTCGACAAAGGCGTCATGTACGACTGGCTGCAACGGCTGGGTTTAACGGCGCCGGCCGGCGCCCCGGCTTCGGGCGGAATTTTGGAGACGTTGGGTTACATCGTGCACGGAGATCGGGCCAACCTGGCCGATTCCAACGTGGCCGACGTGTTCAACAGCATCGTGAACATTTTAGAAAAAGTCACGATGATTGTGGTCATTTTGCTTTCGCCGGCACTCTCGCGGCGATTTGGAAAAAAGACGGTCTCTGTGGTCGGGTTTGCCTTGGCATCGGTCGGTTCATTGGCTTTCTATACGCTGAAGCCCAGCGACGTGGGAAGCATGGCGCTGTTAACCGTGTTTGTCGCCGCCGTGTATGCTCCGACGAGCCCCTTGGTGTGGGCCATTTACGCCGACGTGGCCGATTACTCTGAATGGAAAACGGGCCGGCGGTTTACAGGCATTGTGTTCGCGACGATTGGTTTTGCGCTGAAGTGTGGCCTGGCGCTGGGTAATTCTTCGTTCCTGTGGATCATGGCGGGCCTTTTCAACTACAATCCCAAGCTGGATCCGGCGCCGGAAACCTTGCAAGGCTTTCGCATTTGCGGCACGCTGATCGTGGGAATCTTGTTTGGAGTTTGCACGCTGTTGTTGTTGGCTTATAAACTCAACAAGCGGCTGACCATTCAAATGGCCGATGAATTGGCCGAACGGCGAAAGAATTTTGCAGCTGCTTAA